One genomic segment of Ricinus communis isolate WT05 ecotype wild-type chromosome 5, ASM1957865v1, whole genome shotgun sequence includes these proteins:
- the LOC8276577 gene encoding U-box domain-containing protein 2 — MESCGDNHLPSSPDTDGTPRMATAASSAVQRALRLVQSDELELKIEGAKDIRKLTKTSQRCRRQLSEAVYSLVSMLYVLGSRDSHESALLALLNLAVQDEKNKKSIVEAGALEPIIGFLQSQDLNLQEYATAALLTLSASSTNKPIISASGAIPLLVEILRDGSSQAKFDAVMALSNLSTHTDNLSIILESNPIPYLVSLLKTCKKSSKVAEKCCVLIESLVGFDEGRTALTSEEGGVLAVVEILENGSVQSREHAVGALLTMCQSDRCKYREPILREGVIPGLLELTVQGTSKSQIKAQTLLQLLRETPYPRSELQADTLENIVCNIISQIDGDEQSGKAKKMLAEMVQVSMEQSLRHLQQRAALVCTPSDLPISSCTSEVSLK; from the exons atGGAGTCGTGTGGAGACAATCACCTCCCTTCATCTCCCGACACCGATGGGACACCAAGAATGGCCACCGCTGCCTCCTCCGCCGTGCAACGGGCTCTCCGACTTGTCCAGTCGGATGAGCTTGAGTTAAAGATTGAAGGTGCTAAAGATATTAGAAAGCTTACAAAGACTTCACAAAGGTGTCGCCGACAGTTATCTGAAGCTGTTTATAGTCTTGTTTCTATGCTTTATGTGCTTGGCTCACGGGACTCTCACGAGTCTGCTCTTCTTGCTCTCCTTAATCTCGCTGTTCAAGATGAGAA GAATAAGAAAAGCATTGTTGAAGCTGGAGCCTTAGAGCCAATCATTGGCTTCCTTCAGTCACAGGATTTAAACCTACAGGAGTATGCAACAGCAGCCTTGCTTACTTTATCTGCTTCTTCCACTAACAAGCCGATTATAAGTGCTTCTGGTGCTATTCCTTTACTTGTGGAAATCCTTAGGGACGGAAGTTCACAAGCCAAGTTTGATGCTGTAATggctctttctaatctttcaACACATACAGATAATCTGAGCATCATTCTCGAATCTAATCCAATACCTTATCTAGTTAGTTTACTTAAGACCTGTAAAAAATCTTCAAAAGTTGCTGAAAAATGCTGTGTTCTCATAGAATCTTTAGTTGGTTTTGATGAGGGTAGAACAGCTTTGACATCTGAAGAAGGTGGAGTTCTTGCTGTTGTTGAAATACTAGAAAATGGATCTGTGCAGAGTCGAGAGCATGCAGTTGGGGCTTTACTGACCATGTGTCAAAGTGATCGATGTAAATATAGAGAACCAATTCTCAGAGAAGGTGTGATTCCTGGGCTACTTGAGCTTACAGTTCAAGGAACATCGAAGTCTCAAATAAAAGCACAAACGCTATTGCAGTTACTGAGGGAAACTCCTTACCCGAGATCCGAACTTCAAGCAGACACACTAGAGAATATCGTATGCAACATTATCTCACAGATAGATGGAGATGAACAATCTGGTAAAGCAAAGAAAATGCTGGCTGAAATGGTTCAAGTTAGTATGGAACAGAGCTTGAGACATCTACAACAAAGGGCTGCTCTGGTATGCACGCCAAGCGATCTGCCAATTAGTAGCTGTACTTCTGAAGTTTCCCTGAAATGA